In one Vanacampus margaritifer isolate UIUO_Vmar chromosome 11, RoL_Vmar_1.0, whole genome shotgun sequence genomic region, the following are encoded:
- the LOC144060999 gene encoding uncharacterized protein LOC144060999 isoform X1 gives MVHTCVAAGCRNRRTPGTGLSFYRFPRDPERKQRWIAAVNRQGWAPNDGSRLCSTHFISGKQVKNPRSPDYVPSVFTPLSPEMKEPSPPEVPDKQEARVEAANALLFLQCQGGSGPEVPGQIESSVEGSASSFTDDDEDDDDDDDDDDDESLSDGNDETLAQTSVNFDDVLKALRRENRALRESVEKMSLSENSLRNDAEKVKFYTGLPNFFVLETVMLLLAPHMDTIRNAKLSKFQQLLLTLMRLRLDLRNQDLAYRFGVKVGTVVRTVHHVVTIMSSTLVPTAVFWPSRAELRKNLPAALRSSCPDCAVIVDCFTVPCEGPVARGNEQDAAVAGNVLNYLIGVAPQGVVTFISKGVLGDFSPRNLAESSGFLCKLLPGDVVLANRDLDITDAVAARGARFGITDCFQHDQSLTAGSPPDTIGVQAHVERVVSMVRRRYAMLTGPVERPFTTAAERTSNLSTFDKIVQVACALNNLCISAAPLE, from the exons ATGGTTCATACGTGTGTGGCGGCCGGCTGTAGGAACCGCAGGACGCCCGGCACCGGCCTCTCCTTCTACCGCTTCCCGCGGGACCCCGAAAGGAAGCAGCGGTGGATCGCGGCCGTCAACCGTCAGGGCTGGGCGCCCAACGACGGCAGCCGGTTGTGCAGCACTCACTTCATCTCCG GTAAGCAAGTAAAGAACCCTCGTTCCCCGGACTATGTTCCGTCTGTGTTCACGCCCCTTTCCCCTGAGATGAAGGAGCCAAGTCCACCTGAGGTCCCGGACAAGCAGGAAGCCCGCGTGGAGGCTGCTAATGCCCTGCTCTTCCTGCAGTGCCAGGGTGGGTCCGGACCGGAAGTGCCAGGTCAGATTGAGTCCAGCGTTGAGGGGAGCGCGTCGTCGTTtacagatgatgatgaagatgacgacgatgatgatgatgatgatgatgatgagtctCTGAGTGACGGCAATGATGAAACGCTTGCACAAACTTCCGTCAACTTTGACGACGTCCTCAAAGCACTCAGGCGTGAGAATCGAGCGTTGCGTGAGTCCGTGGAGAAGATGTCCCTATCAGAGAACTCCCTCAGGAACGATGCAGAGAAGGTCAAGTTCTACACGGGCCTGCCCAACTTCTTTGTACTGGAGACGGTCATGCTGCTGCTGGCACCACACATGGACACCATCAGGAATGCCAAGCTGTCCAAGTTCCAGCAGCTTCTACTCACGCTCATGCGTCTGCGCCTGGACCTGCGCAACCAGGACCTGGCTTACCGCTTTGGCGTCAAAGTGGGCACGGTGGTCCGGACTGTGCATCACGTGGTCACCATCATGTCCTCCACCCTGGTGCCCACCGCCGTCTTCTGGCCGTCGCGAGCCGAGCTGCGGAAGAACCTCCCCGCAGCCCTGCGCTCCTCTTGCCCGGACTGTGCCGTCATTGTGGACTGCTTCACCGTACCTTGCGAGGGCCCGGTCGCCCGGGGCAACGAGCAGGATGCGGCGGTAGCTGGCAATGTCCTGAACTATCTGATTGGTGTGGCCCCACAGGGCGTGGTCACCTTCATCTCCAAGGGTGTCCTGGGGGACTTCAGCCCTCGGAATTTGGCCGAGAGTTCGGGATTTCTGTGCAAGCTGCTCCCGGGCGACGTAGTTTTAGCCAACCGGGATCTGGACATCACCGATGCCGTGGCCGCTCGCGGGGCCCGCTTCGGCATCACCGATTGCTTTCAACATGACCAGAGTCTGACGGCGGGCTCGCCGCCCGACACAATCGGTGTGCAGGCTCATGTGGAGAGGGTGGTGTCCATGGTGAGGCGGCGGTATGCCATGCTCACCGGCCCTGTGGAGAGGCCGTTCACCACGGCTGCAGAGCGCACCTCCAACCTCTCGACTTTTGACAAGATTGTGCAAGTAGCTTGTGCCTTAAACAACTTGTGTATCTCTGCTGCTCCTCTGGAGTGA
- the LOC144060999 gene encoding uncharacterized protein LOC144060999 isoform X2, with amino-acid sequence MKEPSPPEVPDKQEARVEAANALLFLQCQGGSGPEVPGQIESSVEGSASSFTDDDEDDDDDDDDDDDESLSDGNDETLAQTSVNFDDVLKALRRENRALRESVEKMSLSENSLRNDAEKVKFYTGLPNFFVLETVMLLLAPHMDTIRNAKLSKFQQLLLTLMRLRLDLRNQDLAYRFGVKVGTVVRTVHHVVTIMSSTLVPTAVFWPSRAELRKNLPAALRSSCPDCAVIVDCFTVPCEGPVARGNEQDAAVAGNVLNYLIGVAPQGVVTFISKGVLGDFSPRNLAESSGFLCKLLPGDVVLANRDLDITDAVAARGARFGITDCFQHDQSLTAGSPPDTIGVQAHVERVVSMVRRRYAMLTGPVERPFTTAAERTSNLSTFDKIVQVACALNNLCISAAPLE; translated from the coding sequence ATGAAGGAGCCAAGTCCACCTGAGGTCCCGGACAAGCAGGAAGCCCGCGTGGAGGCTGCTAATGCCCTGCTCTTCCTGCAGTGCCAGGGTGGGTCCGGACCGGAAGTGCCAGGTCAGATTGAGTCCAGCGTTGAGGGGAGCGCGTCGTCGTTtacagatgatgatgaagatgacgacgatgatgatgatgatgatgatgatgagtctCTGAGTGACGGCAATGATGAAACGCTTGCACAAACTTCCGTCAACTTTGACGACGTCCTCAAAGCACTCAGGCGTGAGAATCGAGCGTTGCGTGAGTCCGTGGAGAAGATGTCCCTATCAGAGAACTCCCTCAGGAACGATGCAGAGAAGGTCAAGTTCTACACGGGCCTGCCCAACTTCTTTGTACTGGAGACGGTCATGCTGCTGCTGGCACCACACATGGACACCATCAGGAATGCCAAGCTGTCCAAGTTCCAGCAGCTTCTACTCACGCTCATGCGTCTGCGCCTGGACCTGCGCAACCAGGACCTGGCTTACCGCTTTGGCGTCAAAGTGGGCACGGTGGTCCGGACTGTGCATCACGTGGTCACCATCATGTCCTCCACCCTGGTGCCCACCGCCGTCTTCTGGCCGTCGCGAGCCGAGCTGCGGAAGAACCTCCCCGCAGCCCTGCGCTCCTCTTGCCCGGACTGTGCCGTCATTGTGGACTGCTTCACCGTACCTTGCGAGGGCCCGGTCGCCCGGGGCAACGAGCAGGATGCGGCGGTAGCTGGCAATGTCCTGAACTATCTGATTGGTGTGGCCCCACAGGGCGTGGTCACCTTCATCTCCAAGGGTGTCCTGGGGGACTTCAGCCCTCGGAATTTGGCCGAGAGTTCGGGATTTCTGTGCAAGCTGCTCCCGGGCGACGTAGTTTTAGCCAACCGGGATCTGGACATCACCGATGCCGTGGCCGCTCGCGGGGCCCGCTTCGGCATCACCGATTGCTTTCAACATGACCAGAGTCTGACGGCGGGCTCGCCGCCCGACACAATCGGTGTGCAGGCTCATGTGGAGAGGGTGGTGTCCATGGTGAGGCGGCGGTATGCCATGCTCACCGGCCCTGTGGAGAGGCCGTTCACCACGGCTGCAGAGCGCACCTCCAACCTCTCGACTTTTGACAAGATTGTGCAAGTAGCTTGTGCCTTAAACAACTTGTGTATCTCTGCTGCTCCTCTGGAGTGA